CGCCGAGCGTCTGCAGCGGCAGCAGCTGCATGACGACGACCTTCTGGGTGATGGCGCTGACGAACTCGTTGTAGACGACGTGGACGGCGTCCACCTCGCCGTTCAGGAAGCTGGCGACCAGCTCCTCGGCCACGTCCGCGGCGGCGCGGTAGTTCAGGCGCTGGTACAGGCCGCCGAAGTCCTTGCGCACGGCCTGGCCGCGGTTGCGGAAGAAGTCGTTGCCCTTGCGGCCCACCGTGGAGAGCTGGATGCGCTCCAGGTTCGTGTTCTCGTAGAGGAACCGGTTGGCGCGGCGGGTGATGTTGGAGTTGAAGCCGCCGGCGAGGCCGCGGTCGGACGTCAGCGTCACCAGTTCCACGCGCTTGACGGGGCGGGCCGCCAGCAGCGGGTGGCTGAGGTTGTCGTCACCGGAGCGCGCCGACAGGTCCGCGATGATCTGGTCCAGCATCGTCGCGTAGGGGCGCGCCGCGAGGATGGCGTCCTGCGCCTTGCGGAGCTTCGCGGCGGAGACCATCTTCATGGCCTTGGTGATCTGCCGCGTGTTCTTCACCGAGCGGATGCGCTTGCGGATATCGCGAAGGGACGCCATGGGACGGGGGACTCCTGTGAGACGAGCTGGCCGGGTGCGCCCAGGTGGGAGCGAGGCAGGCTGACGGCGGGGCCCCCTATATAAGCGGGCCGGGGGCCGGTCAACGGGGGCCTGACGGGGCTTTCCGGACACGGGGGCCGGCTCCCCTCCGGGAGGGGCGGCCAGGCGGACGGGGAGGGTCTGGCTTCCGGACTCGGCCGCCCGTCCTACCTTTCAGGGCATGGCCCCATCCACCGACAGGCCCCTGCTCGTCGTCGAGGACGACGCGGACATCCGCGAGGCGCTCCAAGGCTACCTGGAGCTCCAGGGGTACCGGGTGCGGGTGGCCAAGGATGGCCGCGAGGCGCTGGCGTCCATGGAGGCACAGCCCCTGCCTGCGCTCATCCTGTTGGACATGGCCCTGCCGGGGGTGGACGGCCACCGCGTGTTGATGGCGCGGGGGCGCAGCGAGGCCCTGGCCCAGGTACCCGTGGTCATCCTGTCGGCGGGAATGGCGGACATGCATCCCCGGGACAGGGCGGTGTACGCGGCCAGCCAGGGTGTGGCGGCGCTGTTGTCCAAGCCGGTGGAGCCGAAGCAGTTGCTGGAGACGGTGCGGCGCCTGTTGCCGGGGACGCTCGCCTCCCAGGCGGACACCCATCCCTGAACTGGAGGCCCAATCGGTCCTTTGCGAGGGCGGGCGCGCGGAACACAATGCGCCCTCGACCGGTGTTCTCGGGGTCCATGAAGCCAGGCGGAGCGAGGGGTATCTGGGTACGAAGGGCCCTCTGGGGCCTGCTCGCGGGCCTGACGAGCCTGCTCGTGCTCTCGTACCTGGTGCGGGTGAGCTACGAGGAGCGCATCGTGCCCCTGCCCGAGGCCCCGGAGGCCCCCATCGCGCTCGTCTTCGGCGCGGGGCTGGCGCCTGGCGCGGTGCCGTCTCCTGTGCTGGCGCAGCGGCTGGACATGGCGATGGCGCTGTGGCGCGCGGGCAAGGTCCAGGCGGTCCTGGTGAGCGGGGACGAGGTGAAGCCCTTCCACCACGAGACGCGGGCCATGCGGCGCTACCTGCTGGAGCGGGGGCTGCCAGAGGTGGCCGTGCTGGGGGACGAGGCGGGGCTGTCCACCTATGACAGCTGTCTGCGGGCGCACGGCGTCTTCGGCGCGCGCAGGGCCCTGCTCGTCACCCAGCGCTTCCACCTGCCACGGGCGCTGTTCATCGCCAACTCGGTGGGCATCGACGCGTGGGGCGTGGCGGCGGACGAGGGCCGTCCGACTCCCTGGCGGTACACGGTGCGGGAGATGCTCTCGCGCGTGCTGGCGCTGGGAATGGTCGCGCTGAGGGTGGAGCCCGTCTACCCGACGGGCCGCGCGGCGACGCCGAAGCGCTGAGCGCTCCAGCCATGCCCCCCGGCAGGCGGGCGGCCGGCGCGAATTGCGGCGGCCCGGGCCGGTTCTCATTCTTGAAGCCAGAGCAGCCCACCCTTTCGCGAGGAGACACCATGCGCTTCAAGAAACTCGGCACGGAGGACGTGGGTGAGTCCAGCTCGCTCCGGCACGTGAACCAGGACACCGGCGAGGAGGAGATCAACATCTCCGACCAGGACCTCGCGGCCTCGCCGCCCCTCGAGGAGGAGCCGGACTTCCGGGACATCCTCCCGGACCAGATTCACGAGTTCCGCCGGGGCGACGAGGAGGCTGAGGAGACCGAGGTCACGGCCCAACCCGAGGAGCGCCTCCGACCCGCTCGACGAGACCAGCTTCCGGAGGGGTAGCCCTCCAGGGCTGGGGACGACAGGCTCTATCGTTACTCCACGGCGATTGTCATGGAGTGACGGCATGTTCCGGCGTGGGCCGTGGGCGCGACGTGGGTCGGAGGTGTCGTGCCCTGGGTAGGGACTCGCGTTGACCACGGACCGTGCCGATTCGGGGGGCGCGGTGGCGCCACTGCGTCCGCCTCGCATCATCAGGGCGACCTGAGCGCCAGCTTCAGCGCTACATGCCGTGCCCTGGATTCTCCACGGCGTCCCGCGCGCGGGCTGCGCGCCGTTGATAGGGGTTACGCGCGAGAGGACTCGTCACGAGCTGCGCGCAGGCTCCTCGCCACTACCACGGCGGGGAAGAGACTTCGTCGCGACTTGCGCGCAGGCTCCGCTCCACCGCAACCCGTTACGGTAGAGAGGGTTCATCACGACCTGCGCGCAGGCCCCGCGTCGCCGCTACCTGCGCGATGACTTCCTCGCGGCTCCCTTCGCCGGCTTCTTCGCCGCGGCCTTCGTGGTGGCCTTCTTCGCGGCGGGCTTCTTCGCCACAGCAGCCGGGGTCTTCTTCGCCGCGAAGGCCGTGACCTTCTTCACGGAGCCCTTCTTCGCCGCAGCCTTCGTGGTGGCCTTCTTCGCGGCGGACTTCTTCGCCACGGGAACAGCGGCCTTCTTCGCGGCGGGCTTCGTCACCGCGACCTTCTTCGCCGCGGGCTTCTTCGAGGGAGCCGTCGCCATCTTCGCGGCGGGCTTCGTCGCCACGGGCTTCGTGGAGGGCGCCTTGACGGCGGCCTTCTTCGCCGTGGGCTTCGTGGAGGTCACGGGCTTCACGGTGGGCGCCCTGGTGGCCGCCTTCTTCGCGGCGGTCTTCGTCACGGCGGGGGCCACCGCGCCAGACGTCTTCTCCTCGGGCTTCGCCTTGGCCTTCTCGGCGACCGCCGTCCCGGTCCCCGCCTTCGCGACAGCCGACTTCGCGGCCCGGATGACCTCCTTGCTGGAGACCATCGCCTCGTCGGCCTTCTGGGCCGGGCCCTTCACGGAGCCAGCCTCCGCCTCCACGGGCTCACTGACGGGCTGCTTCGCCTCGACCTTCACGGGGGCCGGCTCGCGAACAGGCGCGGGCTTCGCGGCCTTCGCCTTCGGCTCGTTGAACTTCTTCACGGCCACCTTCTTCTCGGCCCCCAGCTCCTTGCTCAGCGCCTCTCGCATCGAGGGCCTGTTGAAGAGCTCGGTCTGCGTCACCAGCCCCGGCTTGCCTGCCCGGGCCGCGACCTTCGCGCCCACGGGCGAGCCATTCGCGCCGGTCCGGGCCCTCGGCGCCACGTCCTCGTCGTACTCGTAGGCCAGCTCGCGTTGGGCGGCCGCCTCGTCCTCCGCCTCGACGAGGGGCTCCCCCACGGCCTCCGCGGAGGCGAACTCCGCCTCCTCGTCCGCGTCTTCGTCCTCGACCTCCACGCCAGACAGCGCCCCCTGGAGCACCGCGTTCATCGCGCGAGCGAACGTGCGCTCGCCAAAGCTCTCGACCTCGGCCGGAGGCACGAGCACGTCGAGCATGTCCTTCAGGGAGCGATACAGCCGCATCTGCCGCTGCTCACCGTCCCAGGTCCCGAAGACCCAGTCCTCGTCGCCGAGCGTCTGGACCCACTCCGGAAGCGGCCCGCCACCATCCCCCTGCTCGACCATCGCCGACTTGCGCGCGGAGAAGATGTGCCGGTGCGGCCCCTTGAGACCGATGCGCCACACCCCCGCGGCGGGGAGCCCCACCAGCTTCAACCGGGACTTCTCCAAGACGCTCGGAGTGCCCTCGGGCCCATGCAGGGGGAACAAGTGGACGTCGCCGTGCAGCTCACCACCGTTGAACGTCAGGTACAGCTGCCCCAGCTCTTCGGGGAATGGGACACCGCACTCCGTCTCGGCCCACCGGACCTCGTCCGCGGACACACCCGATGACGCTGCCTTCGCCGACTTCCGCAGTGCCTCCAACCACTCGTGCATGACCCCTCCACGACACGTCCAATGCCACAACCTTATGGCGCCCCGAGCCGCCGCGCAGTGCGCGTGTTGGGCTTTTGATGGCGCGCCACCCCAGGCCGACCTCGCGGGGAGATACTCGGGCACCCTCGGCCGGCAATCCACCCCCACGCGAGGCCCAACCCCCATCCGCACGAAGCGCCACCACCATCCATCCCCGGAGCCCTCCTCCGCCCCTCCGGCTGATCCATCGCCCGCCCCTCCGGACTCCGTCCCCCGGCTCCGGGGAGGGCGCCCCCCGAACGGACGCCGCCCCGCCGGCCCGAGCCTCCGCCCTGGCGGACGTGAGCCCGGAAGACCCCCTCGGAGGCCCAGCGCGCCTCGCTTGAAGAGGGAGCACGGGGTCGTTACGCAGGGGGCATGGCACATCCCGTGAGCTATGAGGGAACGACGGAGAACTTCGACCAGCTCGTGCTCGAACCCAAGGGCGAGCTCGTCGTGGTGGACTTCTGGGGCGATGGCTGCCCGAACTGCGAAATCTACGCGGAGGCCGAACCCTCGCTCCTGGCCGAGCTGGATGGCGCCCGGATGCGCGTGGTGAAGGTGAACGCGTACCAGCACGAGCCGCTCGCCCACCGCTTCGGCCTCTTCGGCATCCCCACCTTCCTGCTGTTCCGCGACGGGAAGCTCCTCGGGAAGATGTCTCAGTACTATGGGAAGCAATACTGGCTCGGCGTCATCCGGGAGCACCTGCCGGCGGCATGACGACGCGCGGGGCCGTCCCTCGGCCCTCGGCGTTCGTGCCCCGCACAGCCCCACGAGCGGCGCTGGCGGCCCCGGGGGCACCCGCCCCTGACGATTCCGGGGCGGGCGTCGTCAGCCGGTGTGGCCCATCGAAGCACCGCGCGACGAGATGCCGTTGCCACGAAGTCCTGCTCCACCCCACCGAGGGCCACAGGTCAATGACCTCGTCGTCCTCCCCCACGCTCCCCTGTACACGTGGCCGTCCTACCTGCGCCTCCAACGGGCGCTGGGGGAGCTGGGCGGGCAGCAGTCCGCCGTCGAGTTGCTGGCGCGAAACCGGTTCCGCCAACGTTTCACCTTCGAGGGAAGCGCACCGGTCGCCCTCGCCATCTTCCGGCAACTCCGCCGATCGGGCGCCCACGGAATCAAGCCACCCCGGCCCGAGCCCTGGCGGGATGACGACTGACATGGACGACGACATCGAGGCGCTCCATTTCGAGAACCGCTTCACGGTCGCCGGATGGGTCATCGAAGATGAGACGACCGGACGCCAGGTCGCGGAGCGGATGAAAGCGGCGGGAATGCCCGTCATCCCCTGCGAGGAATGACACGGAGAGGAATCCTCGATGGAGAAGAAGCACCGGAAGATCGTCGTCGATGACCGCGAGTACGCCTGGGTCGGGGACTGGAGCTATGGGATGGGGAACCGCGTCGTCGGGATACGGGTCTGGTTCAAGGGCCCGGACCAACGCACCGTGGGTCCCATGCTGTCCGTGAAGCTGGTCGGCAAGGGGGGCGGGGTCGCGGACTCCTCCGCCGCGCTCCCCCACCATGTCCGCGAGGTCATCCTCGTCGCGAGGCGCTCGGGCTGGAAGCCAGAGGGCCGTGGCACGTTCTGGCTTCGGCCGTCGCATGGACTCGAACTCGACGATTTGGAGGTCATCGAGCCCGGGTAGAGTGCACGGCCTCTCGAAGGAGCACTTGCGTGGCGCGTATCGCATTCGTCCTGGTGGACCCGTTCGCGGACTGGGAACCCGCGCTCCTCGCGGCCGGAGCCCGGGAGGACTTCAAGGACGAGGTGTCCTGGCTCTCATTGGACGGGAAGCCCGTCCCTTCGATGGGTGGGCTGACGGTCCAGGCGGACGGCGTCCTCGATGACTCCGTGCTCGAACGCGCCGATGCACTGGTGTTGATCGGCTCCCCCTTGTGGCAGACGTCCGGGAGCCCGGACCTGTCGTCCCTGCTGCGGCGCGCGGTGGACCGGGGCCTCGTGGTCGCGGGCATCTGCGGCGCCACCCTGGCGCTGGCGCGCGCGGGCCTGCTCGACACACGGGCGCACACCAGCAACGCGCTCGAATTCCTCCAGCAACACGCGGCGGGCTACAACGGGAGCGCGCTCTATCGCCACTCCGCCCAGGCCGTGAGCGATGGGCGCGTCGTCACGGCCCCGGGAAGCGCACCCGTGACGTTCGCCGTCGAGGTGCTCCAGTTGCTGCATCCCGGAGCCACGGCCGCCCTGGGAGAGTTCCGCCGCGACTTTGCTCGCGAACACCCGCCTGGGTAGAACATCGCGGAGGTATGTCCTGAGCATCGGCTGGAATGGGACCTGCAGCCAGCCGAGCATGACCTTGCTCACTGGACGAGACGTCCCATCACCGATGCTTGGCATCCCCAGCCGCACGACCTACGCTCGAGGTTGTCCCATGGCATCCATTCCATACCGAATCGATCCCGACGACCCGAGGGCTCCGCCACAGGAACTCTGGGACCAGCTCTCCCCAGAAGAGCGCGCTCGCATCGTCGCGGAATTGCCTTCGGAGTTTCCTGTTTCGGAAGCCAATCCGCCGGAAGGGGACCCTCACTTCGAGGCGAAGATTCGTGCCCGCGAGGTGCTGGGGAGCTTCTTCTCCCGCATCGGCCGGAAGGTGTACCTGGGGAGCGAACTCCCCGTGTACTACCCGGGCGAAGCGATGTTCGCTCCGGACGTCATCGCCGTGATGGATGTGGAGCTCCACTCCCGCATGGGCTGGGTCGTGAGCCTCGAAGGGAAGGGCCCGGACCTCGCCATCGAAATCGTGTACGCGGGCGAGCGACGCAAGGACATGGAGCGCAATGTCGAGCGCTATGCCCGACTCGGCATCCACGAGTACTTCATCTTCGATCGGGCTCGGCTTCGCTTGAGTGGATGGAGACTCGACGCGGAGCGCCGGGGCTACCACCCCATCCTGCCCCAACATGGGGTCTACGGCTCCGAGGTCCTCGGACTGGAGCTCCAGATCGAGGATGAGCGGCTGCGCTTCTACCGGGGCGGCGCCGCACTCCCCGAAGCCCAGGAGATGATCGCCCGCCTCGAACACATGATGGAGCGGAGTGAGGCGAACCGCTCGGAGCTGGAGCAACGGTACGCCGAAGAGGTTCGCCGTCGCGAGGAGGAGACCCGCCGTCGCGAGGAGGAGACCCGCCGTCGCGAGGAGGAGACCCGCCGTCGCGAGGAGGAGACCCGCCGTCGCGAAGAGGAGACCCGCCGTCGCGAGGAGTCCGAGCGGCGACTGGCCGAGGCGCTCGCGGAGCTGGAGCGGCTGCGCGCCGAGCGGCGCTGACGCCCTCGCTCAGTCCCGGTAGCCGCGCGCCTGGAGCCGGAACAGGTGCGCATAACGCCCGTCCTTCGCCATCAGCGCGTCGTGACTGCCCAGCTCCTCCACGCCACCGTTGTGCAGCACGGCGATCTGATCCGCCATCCGCACCGTCGAGAACCGGTGCGAAATCACGATGGCGATGCGGTCCGCCGCCAACGCCTGGAAGCGCTCGAACAACGCGTGCTCCGCCTCCGCGTCGATGCTCGCGGTGGGCTCGTCGAGAATCAGCACCTCCGCGTCGTCCCGCATGAACGCGCGCGCCACCGCCAGCTTCTGCCACTGCCCCGACGACAGCTCCTGCCCCTTCTCGAACCAGCCCCCCAACATCGTGTCGTACTGGTTCGGCAACGCCGCGATGACCGTGCTCGCCCCACCCTCCTCCGCCGCCCTCGCGATGCGCCCCCGGTCCTCCAGCGCCGGCACGTGCCCCAGGCCGATGTTCTCCGCCACGTTGAACTGGTAGCGCACGAAGTCCTGGAACACCGCCCCGAACCGGCCGCGCAGGTCCTCCACCGTCATGTCCCGGATGTCCACGCCGCCATACAGGATGGTCCCCTCCGTCGGCTCGTACAGCCGCAACAACAGCTTCACCAACGTGCTCTTGCCCGCCCCATTCTCCCCCACCAGCGCCAGCTTCTCCCCCGGCCGCAACGTCAGCGACACGTTGCGCAGCGCCCACGCGTCCTTCCCCGGATAGCGGAACGACACGCCGCGCAGCTCGATGGTGTTGTCCCGCCCCCTCGGGGGTGACAGCGCCGGGAGCAGCCTCGACGACTCCTGGCCCGTGGGGATGGTCAGGTACATGAAGAGGTTGCTCATGAAGAGCGCGTCCTCGAACATGGAGCCCACGCTCGTCAGGATGCCCTGGAACGCCGCCTGCCCCTGACGGAACACCCCCAGGTACAACACCATGTCGCCCACGGTGATGGTGCCGCTCGCCGCGCGCCCCGCCACGAACAGGTAGCAGCCATAGAAGGCCGCCAGCGACAACAACCCCAATCCCAACCCCCACCCCATGCGCCGGAAGGCCAGCGCCCGGTCCTCCCGGAAGAACTTCTGGAACAGCTCCCGGTAGCGCCCCAGCACCAGGTCCCCCAGGCCGAACAGCTTCACCTCCTTCACGTGGCTGTCCCGCGTGAGGATCCACTCCAGGTAGTTGAGCTTGCGGCCCTCGGGCGCGCGCCACGAGTACAGCCGGAAGCCCTCCATCGCCAGCCGCGCCTCCGCGATGAACGCCGGAATCGACGCCGCCACCAGCACCACCACGCTCCACGGCGACAACGCAATCAACAGCGCCGCGAACGTGGACAACGTAATCGCGTTGCGGACGATGGAGAACGCCTGCATCACCAGCGACAACGGCCGGCTGCTCGCCTCGCGCCGCGCGTTCTGCATCTTGTCGTAGGTGTCCGAGTCCTCGAAGTGCCGCAGCTCCAGCTCCAGCGCCTTCTGGAGGATGCGCTCGTTGAGGAGGTTGCCCAGGTTGGCGCGCAAGAGCTCCCGCGTCAGCGTCAGCCCCCGGTCCACCACCGCCGAGCCCAACATCAACCCGAACTCCAGCCCCACCAGCCCCACGACGCGCGAGTGCGCCTCGGCCGAGCCCTGCGCCGCCGCCACCACCGAGTCCACGATGAGCTTGCCCACCCAGGCGATGGCCGCCGGCAACACCGCCGCCACCAACGTCAGCGCCCCCAGCAACACCGCCCCCTGGGGACTGGCCTGCCAGAAGATGCGGAACGTCCCCGGCAGCTGGCGGAACAGACTCCCGGCGTTCCTCAGCCGGTCCTTGAGGGATTTCGGGGCGACACTGGCGTCGAGCGGGCGAGGAGACACGGGGCGCGTTCATAACGCGCTCACCGCGTCCGCGCTCGACTCCTCAGGCCGTCACGAGTGGCAGGTGCCGCGACACCAGCACGTCGCACGGCGCGCGCGCCAGCACCCGCGCCACGCCCTCGGAGAGGCCCGGCCGCCCGGCCTGCGCCAGCACCACCAGGTCCGACCCCCGCTCCGACATCTCGGCGAGGATGCCCTCGGCCGGCTCACCGCCGCGCAGCCGGACCTCCAGCTCCCGCCCCGTCTCCCGGTACGGCGCCAGGAAACGCCCGAGCGCCACCCGCGCGGCCTCCTCGCGCTCCTGCCGCGCGAGCAACCACCGCTCCACCGGCGCCCCCGTCCGGCGCAGCGCCTCCTCCTCGCGCGTGTCCACCACGTGCAACACGTCCACCGGCGTCCCCGGACAGATGCGCAGCATCAGCTCCAGCGCCCGCCGGGACTCCCGCGAGAAGTCCACCGCGACCAGCGGCCGGGCATACGGCCGCACCGGCTGCGGCACCACCACCAAAACCGACGAGCCCAGCCCACGCACCAGCCGCAGCACGTGGGAGTCCTCCGGCAACCCCCGCGCCGGGGGCCGGCCCAGCACCACCAGCTCCACGTCCTGCTCGCGCGCCGCCGCCACCACCACGTTCTCCACGTCGCCCCGGCACAGGTCCTCGCTCACGGTGACGTCCGGCCGCTGCCGCAGCCGTCGACACACCGCGGTCACCGCCTTGCGCAGACAGCGCTCCCCCGCCACCGCGCCGTCCTCGGCCTCATCATCCACGGGCGCTCCCGCGTGCAGCACCGTGAAGCACGCGCCCTGCCCCAGGGGCAGCCGCAGCGCTCGCGCCAACGCCAGCTCCGCGCGCAACGAGAAGTCCGTCGCCACCATGACGCGCGCCAGCCCCCGCGGCCCTCGCGCGGGCCCCGGCGACAACAACGGCCTCTGCGTCCGCGTCAGCTCTTGATGCCTCATCACGAGACCCTCCTTTCCACCTCCCATACTCCCCAGGATTCACGCCCCGGCTTCGCGTCGCGCCACGCGCGCTCGGCCCCGTCACACGCGCCGCCTCCGACCAGGCGACCTTCGGCACCTGGGACACCCGCGCGCTCACACCTCGAAGATTGGGGCTCCGCCCCGGATTGCCACGTGCGTCATGCGGGGACGCCGCGAGCACGGCCAGGCAAGACAGCCCTCAGGCTCACCCGCGCGTCACACCGCGCTCACGCGCGGGCGCCGTGACTCGCGTCGACACCCGCCTCGCACGCCAGTGAGGGTGAGCCGCGACACCGCAATCCCGGGGCATGGAACGGACGAGGGGAAGCAGGAGCCCGAGCCCCCGCTGCGCGCTCGGAGGAGGGGTGCGTCACACGCACGACGGCCCCCCTGAAAAATCTCCAGGACGCCGCCGTCCGTATCACACGCGAGCCCCGAGGGACGTGCATCCCGGGACGGTGATTGGCGCGCTTGGCGCGTCTGGAGAGCGACAGAGCGACGCCCGGGAGCCACGCGAGGTCCGGCCAGCGGCTTGCAGAGGAGTGCCGCGACAGCGCGGTGGGTGGCGTGAAGGACGGGTAGCTGGAAAAGGGGGAGGGCCAATGCGCGGGGTCATCACCGGACGAGAGGTGGTCACCAACCTGGGTCTCATCTATCGAGAGTTCGGCGCGGGATGTGTGCTGCGCTGCCTCTGGGTGATGCTCAGCGGGAAGACCACCACGTTCCTCGAAGTGGCATGTCCGCCGGCGGCGAAGCGCTAGGCGGAAGGCGGCGACGCATTCAACCGAGGCATCGCGGGCCGCGGCGGAGATACATCCCGCGCGGCCCGCTTCTCGCCACTCCCATGACAACCGTCATCGAGGTTCATCACGACGGGGCTTGTCGCCGTCGACCGCGTCCTTGATGGCCCGCTTGGCGTCCTCCACCTTCTCCTTGAGGTGGCCCTTGGCCCTGTCGGCCTTGCCCTCCGCCTCCAGGGAACGGTCCCCGGTCGCGGCGCCCGTCGTCTCCTTGATCCTCCCCTTGGCCTTGTCGATCAACTCACCCATGACGCGTCTCCTCTGGCTGTGAGCTCGTACGAGCCGTGACGAAGTGAACGTGGCCATGAGGCGCGTGGGGCGCAGCCCCGGCCCGCCCGCCCGCTCGCACCTGGAGCGGCGCTGGGGCGCATCAATCCCGGGCTTACCCCTCTTCCGGCCTACACCTGCCGACACACGGAGTCGCTGACCAGGGACGCAGCGCGAGTGCGTGGGGACGCGGGGGGTGACGGAAGCGCGCGCCGGGCTGGAATCATCCTCCCGGAGTGAACCGAGACATTGACGGAGGGCGCGCCACCCCGCACTCTGAGGTCACTGCCACCCCGGAGCCAACGCTTCCCGATGTCCACTCCCCCGCTCCCGACCCTCGGCGCGCTGTTTGGGCGGATGTACCTGCTGCGGTCCCTCATCACCACGGTGGCCTTCTGCCCGGCCCTGTACGTGGACATGCAGCTGTTGGACCTGACGGGGGACCATGCGATGCGCATCCTCCTGGGGGTCATCACGCCGCTGGTGCTGGGGTTGTGCGCGGTGGTGCAGCCGGTGGTGGTGCTTCCGTGGCTGCTGAAGCAGGCGCTCGGCGCCCAGGGGCTGTTGCGCGTGGAGCGGCTGGTGCGCCTCCCCTCGCGGCTGGCCTTCATCGAGTCGATGATTTCGTGGTTCATCGGCGGGGTGCTGTTCAACGGGGGCGTGGCGCTGTTGCTGGACCGGCCGTGGTCGGCGGTGCCGGTGGGCGTGGCGGTGTCGGTGAGCGCGGGCCTGTTCAGCAGTCCGCTGCTGTACATGCTCTACGAGCAGGTGTTGATGCCGACGATGCTGGATGCGTACCAGCGCGCGCCGAGCAGCCGGCCCGCGGGCGAGGGCTTCGCGCCGAGGCAGCTGTGGCTGTTGCCGGCGACGGTGGTCTCCGCGCTGCTGGTGACATGCCTGACGAGCATCGTGACGCTCAACCTGCGCGTGGAGCGGGAGATGGGCGCGCTGGCCAAGGCGCTGGAGACGGGCGGGCAGGAGGGGTCGGCCGAGCGGGTGCGCGCGAAGATTTCCCCGCTGCAGCGGGACCTGGTGGTGCCGGTGGTGATGTTCGGTGGCTACGCGGCGCTGGGCTCCATCATCACCGCGGCGTGGGCGGCGCGGCGGCTGGCGAAGGGCTCGCGCGCGGTGGGCGAGTCGCTGGAGGCCCTGGTCGAGGGGCGCGCGGCGCCGCCGAAGTGGGTGTCGTCCGACGAGGTGGGCGACCTGGCGGCGACGACGTGGCAGCTGTACCAGCGGCTCCAGGAGCTGCCGCGCTCGCTGAGCACCTCGGCCGGGGAGCTGGCGCAGGCGGGCACGCGGCTGTCGGAGGCGAGCAACGAGCAGAACCAGACGCTGTCGCGACAGGCGGCGGCGCTGCACCAGGCGCGCGCCACCGCGCAGGAAATCCAGCAGGCGTCCCACGTGGCCGCCTCGCGCGCCACCAGCATCCTCCAGGTGGCGGACCGCGCGGCCTCGCTGGGCAAGCTGGGCGAGGAGTCGCTGGAGGGCACGGCGAAG
The genomic region above belongs to Myxococcus stipitatus and contains:
- a CDS encoding CsbD family protein, which translates into the protein MGELIDKAKGRIKETTGAATGDRSLEAEGKADRAKGHLKEKVEDAKRAIKDAVDGDKPRRDEPR
- a CDS encoding universal stress protein, whose translation is MRHQELTRTQRPLLSPGPARGPRGLARVMVATDFSLRAELALARALRLPLGQGACFTVLHAGAPVDDEAEDGAVAGERCLRKAVTAVCRRLRQRPDVTVSEDLCRGDVENVVVAAAREQDVELVVLGRPPARGLPEDSHVLRLVRGLGSSVLVVVPQPVRPYARPLVAVDFSRESRRALELMLRICPGTPVDVLHVVDTREEEALRRTGAPVERWLLARQEREEAARVALGRFLAPYRETGRELEVRLRGGEPAEGILAEMSERGSDLVVLAQAGRPGLSEGVARVLARAPCDVLVSRHLPLVTA
- a CDS encoding methyl-accepting chemotaxis protein yields the protein MSTPPLPTLGALFGRMYLLRSLITTVAFCPALYVDMQLLDLTGDHAMRILLGVITPLVLGLCAVVQPVVVLPWLLKQALGAQGLLRVERLVRLPSRLAFIESMISWFIGGVLFNGGVALLLDRPWSAVPVGVAVSVSAGLFSSPLLYMLYEQVLMPTMLDAYQRAPSSRPAGEGFAPRQLWLLPATVVSALLVTCLTSIVTLNLRVEREMGALAKALETGGQEGSAERVRAKISPLQRDLVVPVVMFGGYAALGSIITAAWAARRLAKGSRAVGESLEALVEGRAAPPKWVSSDEVGDLAATTWQLYQRLQELPRSLSTSAGELAQAGTRLSEASNEQNQTLSRQAAALHQARATAQEIQQASHVAASRATSILQVADRAASLGKLGEESLEGTAKGLTSIRDITSGLHTQMQDLEQRAREVGRVSEVVKALADQSHMLAINAAIEATRAGEHGKGFGVVARQMRELADQSIQATNQVRGLLETMASAATQATEMTDRGAEGVETALAPLRASGERLRELATLSRESASAVRQIAEAVAQQHQGVDQLFAAVRELDELTTDTLRHLDTTQQAASAVTQATNQVSRLAQRYV